A region of the Pseudoprevotella muciniphila genome:
TGAAGTCTCCGTCTTCTCAACATTCTGAAAAATCAAAAAGGGGGAATTACAAGAATTTCTTAAATAGAACTTTTTGGGTTTCTATTTTTGTTATTACAGGATTATCTATACTCTTTTTTCTCCCTGATATTACATTTTTTGGTATTGAGTTAAAAAAAATAGACATATTAAGCGACATAAAGAAAGATTCAAATAAAAATGCGTCCTCTGGATTAATCGCACAAATCAACAATGCACATCAAACGTTCAACGATTCTTGTAAAACAGGTGTGACTTGTATCAGAAACTATTCTCAAGAAGAAGGCAAAGGTATGGACGCATTTTACAGTGCGCTTGATAAAGCGTCTCAACAAAAAGTCAGGATCGCTTTTCTTGGTGATTCATTCATTGAAGGAGACATTCTTACAGGCGATTTGCGCGACATGCTTCAAAAGAAATATGGCGGGCAAGGTGTAGGTTTTACAAGTATCGATAATGAGGCTGCACATTTCAGAAAGACGTGTCGTACAACTAATGAGGGTTTCAACAAGCACACCATTTTGGACAAAAACAACAAGATTGAACTAATTGGATTGAGTGGGCAATATTTTACACAAGCAGACAGTGTGCCTCATGCTTCTTTTGAATTGAAAACTCTACCAGACATCTTTTCCACTTTAGGCAACTGTAACCAATCTGAGTTTTTCTATAAAGGAAATGGTAGGTCTTTCAACATTACAGCACGCGTTAATGGAAGTGAAACAATAAATTTCCAAGCAGAGGCTACTCCTGGATTGCATAAGTTGACTGCAACCAATAGTCAAATCAACTCCATACGTTGGCACGTTGACGAAGGTCGTGGAGCGGTGTTTTATGGTGCTACGCTTGAAAACTCAAGTCCAGGCGTATTTGTAGACAACTTTGCCTTAAGATCGAACACAGGAAAAAGACTAATTGACCTATCGGAAGAATTGTTAAGACAGATTGACTCTTTGCGCCACTATGACCTGATTGTACTCCAATATGGCCTAAACATTGTTCACAAACGCTGCACTGATTACTCCACATACGAGGATGAACTTGCAAACATTGTAAAAAAACTCAAACATTGTATGCCCAATACTGCTATAATGATTTTTGGTATGGCAGATAGATGTTCCAAAGGTTCGGATGGCAACTTTCACACTATGAACGCGATTAAATCTTTCATTATTCATCAGGAAAATGCTGCAATTAAATCTGGCTGTTCATTTTGGAACACATTTGAGGCCATGGGTGGTGAGGACAGCATGGAAAAGTTTGTAGAATCATCTCCCCCTATGGCAAACAAAGATTATACTCACATCAATTTTGAAGGAGGCGCATATTTTGCGAAACTGCTTTATGATGCACTCGTATGGGGCAAACAAGAATATGACAGAAAATTACAACTAATAAACAATAATAAAAATTAGATGAAACGCATTATTTATAAGATTATAAACATATTTGTTTTGATGCAAACAATGTTTATATTTTCAACAAGATCCCAAATTGTAACCAAAGAATTGGAAGCAGAACTATTGGTAAATCCTAACTATCCTACAATATTTGAAGGGATGTCGTCTAATGTGATTATAGATGACAACTGTAGTTTGGACGCTTTTTACGAAAAGTTGTACCAATCTAAATTCAGAGGTTCGCAAGATCCAATCAGTGTAGTTCACATAGGTGACAGCCATGTGGCAGGACGCTTTTTTCCTAAACAAGTTGGCGATAATCTTGAAAAAAACTTCCCATCAGTAAAATTCAGCGATTTTGGTAAGAATGGTGCCACATTCACCTCTTTTATGAATTCTGGCTTGTTGCCAAAAGTATATCAACAAAATCCTGATTTGGTTATTTTGTCTTTTGGAACAAATGAAGGCTATTCTTCAACATATACAGGTGAGAGACACTATGGTCAAATAGATCAACTCATCTCAACCATAAAGGAACAGTTGCCAAATGTACTTTTCTTACTAACGACTCCTACTGGTTGCTATTTAAAAAATGGAAAAATTAACCCAAAGAACGGAGAAGTAGCACGCACCATCGTTAAATATGCCAATGAGAACAATATGGCAGCCTACGATCTTTATGATG
Encoded here:
- a CDS encoding SGNH/GDSL hydrolase family protein, whose amino-acid sequence is MKSPSSQHSEKSKRGNYKNFLNRTFWVSIFVITGLSILFFLPDITFFGIELKKIDILSDIKKDSNKNASSGLIAQINNAHQTFNDSCKTGVTCIRNYSQEEGKGMDAFYSALDKASQQKVRIAFLGDSFIEGDILTGDLRDMLQKKYGGQGVGFTSIDNEAAHFRKTCRTTNEGFNKHTILDKNNKIELIGLSGQYFTQADSVPHASFELKTLPDIFSTLGNCNQSEFFYKGNGRSFNITARVNGSETINFQAEATPGLHKLTATNSQINSIRWHVDEGRGAVFYGATLENSSPGVFVDNFALRSNTGKRLIDLSEELLRQIDSLRHYDLIVLQYGLNIVHKRCTDYSTYEDELANIVKKLKHCMPNTAIMIFGMADRCSKGSDGNFHTMNAIKSFIIHQENAAIKSGCSFWNTFEAMGGEDSMEKFVESSPPMANKDYTHINFEGGAYFAKLLYDALVWGKQEYDRKLQLINNNKN
- a CDS encoding GDSL-type esterase/lipase family protein, which produces MKRIIYKIINIFVLMQTMFIFSTRSQIVTKELEAELLVNPNYPTIFEGMSSNVIIDDNCSLDAFYEKLYQSKFRGSQDPISVVHIGDSHVAGRFFPKQVGDNLEKNFPSVKFSDFGKNGATFTSFMNSGLLPKVYQQNPDLVILSFGTNEGYSSTYTGERHYGQIDQLISTIKEQLPNVLFLLTTPTGCYLKNGKINPKNGEVARTIVKYANENNMAAYDLYDVLGGEDYACQNLKAAKYFRVDGVHFTWDAYKMQGIMLYNAIINGFLDYIENTKQ